The genomic segment AGTGATGAGGGAGGAGTCGTGAGGTGCTCGTGTCGGGAGGGGTTCAGGCTGCAGGGGGATAAGAAATCGTGTAAAGGTACTTATGTTGATAAGTTAAAAAGTATGcccaaaaaatatgtatttgaagaTAGTAATAATAGTAATCTACATGGATAGATGATTGTGTGGCCTATTctctttgtgtgtgtgtgtgtaagtgtGTGTACGTGACTCTCTAGTAGTAGAGATGAAGAAATACTCGTAATTAAGCATTGTCAATTGCCAACATGTTAAGTTGAAGATAAACgtgatacataattatgttcatcAGAAAAAGTGATCTTAATGGAAGATCAATATGTTCtggaatatttatatgtataacaccagaattaattaatttataatatcatttataaaacTCACGGGTTCTATAATATTTGCTTCATATACTATGTACATTATTTTTGAAGctatttaattatatacttatgcagcaatatttttatgtacaaaaataatattgtatatggcgattttatattatttattttttgtttacttatggGCTTAGTCATGCGATATTTttaacatcataataatattcaataaacCACTAGATATTCTGGTCCTAACATGGACAAAAGGACCAACATTTACGTCAtactatttaatacaaaatcttcatatttatattaattattatgttatcggcttactcacgtaactatgtgacgaggaactcgactagtttcaagccatgctagagactcatattcatgagcagcattccgacacacacgacgcggcaacaGTCACGCTGCTACTGTTTGCTACTGcttatattcttatttatagtttcataataatatctagaTATGCATAGATgtatttatagcttatagcttatatataatatatgtacattatacacaaGTATTTATTACACCACATAGATATAAATGAGTGTGCGGAAGCTACGGATGATTTGTGTACAGCAGAAGATACGGTGTGCCACAATACACCTGGAGGGTTCAAGTGTGTGCCCATCAAGAAGAGAGATGTTGGACTCAGCTGCCCTCCTGGATTCAAGAGGAACCTCATCAATCAGGTCTGCGATGGTGAGTATGACTTAAGTTAATTCTATCACTATAATGGTAGGAAACAATGACACATTGCGAAGAGTCAATTTAGTTActgactgactgcctcgttggtcgagtggtggcacgtgcgactgccggacaaggggtctcgggttcgattcccgggtcgggaaaaAAATGACTGggttttctttttctgtttttcgaaaatttcttagtagtacgagtctggaattgtgcccagtatatggcaataagttcacccactattacatgggacttgtaacataaatgatcaaaagtgggtgtattgcggcattgcgtgccgtattgtgcacctctgcctacgtctccggggataaaaagcgATTCCAATTCtacaatcattattttttatgacattcTTTTACATTTTGACTAGTAGTGGTTTGAAGCCATCATTAAACGACCATGATCATGGGAACCTACCCATATCTAACCACTCTGGTTCTCTTCATCTTCATCAATCCGTATCATAGTATGTAAACATTACTAAGAGCAATCTCTATGATTAACAGATATCAACGAATGTCAGATGCCTCGTCCTCCGTGCCCAAAGTACCTATGTGAGAACACAATAGGAGGTTACAAGTGTGCTGGGAAGTCAGGGAAGCCGTTCACTGAAGCGGTGCCAGGAGCCGTCACTGAGGCTGCCGTCAGCTCCACTGCTTCACCGAAGAATGACATCTGCCCACCTGGCTTTAGAGCCGGGCCTGATGATGAATGCGTTGGTAAGTAAGTCGTAATGTGGAGATAAAGCATAGATAGTATATCAGTCAGGTTTTTCTGTAATACTACAGCCTACAGcacaaagttttctttttttatataaaaaaacattgactACTATATGTATATCCAGATTTAACTGTAGAGTTGaagcggtggctgggcatctggctgccgtgtaacgtggaTCGGGTTAGATTCACGCACGGAGcatttctttgtgtgatccataaatttttgtttctggtctgggtgtaatgtgcatgtgaacttctatgtttgtaaacgcacccatgacacaggaaaaaatcctagagtggTGCAACGTTTTTCtaagacaaaaaaaatgatGTTTCATCAATCTCATAAAAAGGAGTTTATTGTCAAATTCAGCTATGCTTTGTTTAGTGACAATTTTGTGCTTGTAGTcagaattcaatatttttttccattccATTATGACTTCTTCTCTTCTATGGAGTTTTAAGcgtcaaaatattgtttgtaccAGATATCGATGAATGCGGAGAGCGGTTGGACGACTGCCAGCACCTGTCCCAGCACTGCATCAACACTCACGGCGGCTTCTTCTGCCAGGACCACGTCTCCAAGCGGTGCGCCCCTGGCTTCAAGGTCAACAGTGCCACCGGCATCTGTGAAGGTTTGaatcaatttcatttaattgttCTTCAGTAATAACGATTCATCGTTATTACCTAATAAggcaacgtcactccttttatcctcTAAGGGGTTGCCAGAAGTGCACATTAagccacgtaatgccgctaaacaatgtacacccacgtttcaccatttgtgttataagttccatgtaatagggggtgagcctattgccatatactgggcacaattccagactccgtgctactacagagaaattttctaaCAACTGAAAagaacccagtaatacttagcccgacccgggaatcctcacaccttgtccggcagtcgcacttgcgaccacgcAATCAACGAGACAGGTAcctaagaaagaaaatataaataaaagaaaacaaaataaaataaacattttccagATATCGATGAATGCGAGGAGAGTTCAGAAGAGGTGTGCAAGCGCACTGAAGTCTGCATCAATCTACCAGGAGCATACAACTGCAAGTCGAAAATAAGCACCTTGCCAAAGTAAGCACAAATTGTAGAAGATATACTTTGTGAATTTCTTGCTCTATCGCATCTAAAAAGTTgagtcattgaaataaatatttttaaagagaaagATCTTACTGTTTTAAACTTGAAGGAAAATTTGTGAGTGGAAAGTTTACTTGATAAGTTAGAGCGAAGTCTTATTTGCCCGGCGTCGCAGTGTCGTTTTCTATATATCTTTTATGATATGCCCTATTGCCCCGTTGCAACAACGCGACACAACGCAGTGCAACGGACAAATTGGTCCTCACTCTTAAagagtttctattttttttaatcctgtATATTTTCCAGGTTGACCCCCAAAATATGCCAAGAAGGAACCAGGCTTAGTTCGGGAGGATCCATTTGTGAAGGTCAGTCATACAGAATTTTTAGAGTATTAGTGATTTTTAGAAATGGCTTTTGTGGTTCAGTTTATAAACGATAACCAATAAATACAAAGCATTTGTTTCAAACAATAttggataaaataattttctttgcaGATATTGACGAGTGTCGCGAGGGGAGCCACTTATGTGACCAGTTCCAGAACTGCATCAACACGTATGGTGGACATGAATGTCGGTGTAAGAATGGCTTCGAACTTGACTCCTCGTCTGGGTCTTGTGTCGGTACGTAGTCATATTTTACAAGTaaacggttcacctgatggtaagcgatcagcgccccccatggacacccgcaacaccagaggagtcacatgtGTTTTGTTTGGTTTAGAAGTTGTCACAAAACTACGTGAAGCGGACAAgatttaattattgatttaaaatgatAGAGAAGATTAGCTTTACCCTTCTTATCCCATAGAGGGCAAAGAGTTTTATTGAATTCGATGTTTTGTGAACAATTGTATAAAGAACCAGCATATGGCATAAAAGCGTCTTTTTTGAAGgaggagaatcatccaatgacttttcccgctttgggcgtggcgagagagagttactgaataaaaaccaccccgttcctactcctgtttatcgagccggaaccccggtaaaacccataggccccatctgtagtaatctgatggctttttgagcGCCATATGCACGGGGACATGAAGAAGCCTAAAACTGTATGCTTACCTTAACCAAAAATTTGATTATTCACAGATATTGACGAGTGTGCTTTGAAGCTGGATAATTGCGCCAATGGTCTGCATTGCCTGAACCTGCTGGGGTCATTCACCTGCACCAAACGGGCTGTCACCAGCAgcaccactaccactaccaccaccAGCCCTCCACTCTATGAGTACGAGTACTATGACTCTGAGTAAGtatttttgaactttattataatatctcaaTAGACATTTAATAGAAAAGATAGATAAAAGAGAATTGTTTAATATCTGAATACTTCTTAATTTGTCGTGAGTAATGTTTAGTCTGTAATTATATCTTGTAtaggacaaaaaaaaaaatagttttagagGAATAACTACCGATTGTGTCTCTGATATGAAAGAGTTACAAATTTCTCAACACTCTGCACATGTTTCCACAGCGAAGAAAACTCAACAACAGACAGCGGTTATCCGGAGACAGTGCCAACAGTGCCGACCACGTCCAGCACCACGACTTCAACGACCACCACCACAACAACCACTACACCAAAACCTACCACCACGTCTactaccaccaccaccaccacgaCAGCAAAACCCACCACCACATCAACAGCCAGACCCAGATACCCCCCATACTACGAAAGACCAACTACCTCTTCTACAACCACACTAAGAACTCCGAGAAGACCAGACTACTACCCCCGAAGACCGTACAATCGAAGACCTGAGACCAGCACGAGGAAACCGTTACCACCTTACGTACCAGTCAATCCAGAACCTACTCCTGAAGAACCAACGGATAGGAGACCTTTACCTCCTTATAGACCACCTAATAATAGACCTTCTCGGCCAGAAACACCAGGTACAAACCGGCCTGAACCTACTCCTGTAGTCCCAGACGATAGGAGAACGAATGAGATCGGAGGAGAGAAACCTAAAGATGAAACTCCAGACTTTAACATAAACGACCTGCATTGCTTGGATGGGTATGAAAAGGATGCTGCTGGAAATTGTGTTGGTAAGTTCAATCGAttgcaaaagaaaatattgtttatacagAACGGAACTATAtttaaaggagattgtccaaatctggctatttttgaacaggctgctcaacaaaaatgtaatttaccaataatcttattaatattttagtaaatgtctgacgctaataactttgtatcaatttgtacttaaaaaaaaaacgatttttattggtatttgttatgataagaccaagtatttgtagtattttttttttttatagttggctttgaatttgactttagtgctgccaatctgctgtcaatttgttgtgtttttcgtcaaaatgacagatattattcgctttgttcttttgcattgtgagtgttgaaactccaatttattgcgtgggaaaatacaaagtagacacattagtaggaaaacatattttgtatatatattataagtatgaaaataaataacactaaaggcaggacagccataaaacattattgctgcaactgcatggtgggtcatagaacagtcggttgatgtgcacatataataactactagctttccgcccgcggcttcgcccacgtgtaattcggttatatatagcgttttttaatgatctcgacagggctttttcttccacaggctgaaatcttgttacaactggaattaaatatagcctgtgttactcagggatgcATTTGTGCATACCGATTACGTCGAGAGTTATGGACCGATttacgtgattctttttttgttcggtagagtatactttcaagttggtcccgttgttacctagtcaggatctgatgatggtattccagggaaatcaagggcaaacctcaaatttacaggcaattacgtttttgacaatttcatagatctgtttaagtatttgcgtctgatagtcatcatcccatgtgaatgagctgatgatggtaggtacaactcctcaacggttaggagttgaaagaaaattcttacgaagttatacgtacatgtgaggctattagtttgacctgataataaaaagtaaatctcattaacgttaagaatttaggtgaaaatggatgcggacaaatttcgtctcttcacttgtttccttttagctgtttgtatgggtagtgttaacacaaaatagggatttaaaggcgtgatgttattaatgttatgcatgtatgtacataattatgtatgttattatgtatgttaaagagacgactgaaagttgtcatacaaagtctttttttttaaggatgggaaatcatcaaatgacctctcccgctctgggtggaacggaagggagtgtcagacttttactgactaaaacccacctcgtaccttcagttgccctttgcgttccggggccacggtatctcgttagaactttcccgcagccccggctcagtttatcccgttacCCCCCCTtcggggttgacatttcaaaaatcccttcttagtgctcacttatgttactaaaggaacctctgttcaaaatctcagactcctataccgagcggtttcggctgtgcgttaataaatcagtcacccaatcgcacccctaaatcacgattggagggtagtttgaaaaaacttataatgtcaaacatatttacttgcctatgtacgtgttcatgccaagtttcaagtttataaacccaaggaataagatttttcatagaaacgtttttaccccttttcacccccttgggggttgaatttccaaaaatcctttcttagtgctcccctacatatcccaaggaacctacattccaaatttcagctgtctacgaccagtagtttcgactgtgcgttgtctgtcagtcagtcagtcagtcagtcagtcagtcagtcactcagtaacggaagagttttatatatatagattatttggtttttaagctggtcaaggtaccagaaaattattaatccacctgccgagttccttgaccatattttaattacatatgaatcggattaataatgcattttaatagaaaaaaatgttttatttcatgcataaccagtttcaataaaatgtaaaaaaatatctaaatataaatcttgatacaaaactaagtatgtatcttcattcttactgatatgaactaataaatcaaacatatattattagctgaaatgcttgttcaaaaatagccaaagtcccatacaagttggtcaatcccctttaaataatacatatttggtGCACATTTTTGAGTAATTTACCAACgggtcacctggtggtaagcaatcgccgccgcccatggatacttcaAACACcaggatttttattttttttaacacacTTTCAAACATgtgcgtttccggccttttggggtttaggaatttaagggttattggagaatcggagattgAGAAGATTAAGAAgtaaggtaattgggcctccggtaacctcacctcacacaacaaaacacaacgttgtttcacgtcggttttctgtgaggccgtggtatcactccggtcgagctggtccattcgtgctgaagcatggctctcccacacttaacgtTTCTTTGGTTGTCtttgtttgttgaataaaatacttgttttgTAATCAATCTTAATGTTTTCCAGACACGGACGAATGTGAACTAGGACAACACGCCTGCAAGAATACCGAAGTGTGTATGAATAGACCAGGTGGATACATCTGCGAATGCATGACTGGGTTCCGCAGGGATCCTTCAGGGTACTGCAACGTGGTCACTACTCCTGCGACTGCCAGGACCACTACCAGTACCACCACCACCTCTACAACAACTACAGAAAGAACTGCTGGTGAGTCTACTCTTGATTCCCTAGGATCTATCATTTTcgataataatcataattatcatgTTAAATGATATAACTGTACTTAAATATTCTCCGAAATTGTTAACGAAGTTTTCTTAATCAAATATCTATCTTCTGGtgttttgtcaaaataaaaacgCTTTTTTTCAGTCGCGAATCCTGAATGGGGATACACACCAGCTAGACCGAGCCGCCCGGAGCGTCCAGAACGCCCAGAACGCCCTGAACGGCCGTACCGCCCAGATCGCCCGGACCGAAGATATCCTCCAGTTTCTTGTGAACTGGGCTTCACTTTCGACGGCAGTGCTGGAAAATGCGTTGGtaagtttttgtaataactatgaCATCAGAATGACGActttttgactgcacggctggCGCGGTGACTAGGTAACTGTCTCCCGTGTTACGTAtatcgggttcaattcccgctcggagcaacactttgtgtgtttgtactttttgtagacgcacccacgatacaggagaaaatcctagtttggggcaacgttttcataaataaagaaaagaaagaaaatagacATAATGACTATTAaagttcttttatttaaacaaaaacaaaatattctttgCAACCAGGAAATTATGCTAATAAGATAGTAGCATATGGGGTCCAataaacatttaacattttacaaTGCCTAAAAAATAACCCCCCATCCCCCTATCTTAATCCACAGACATAGACGAATGCGCTACCAACCAGGCTTCGTGTTCAGCTCTGGAGGACTGCATAAACGTGGAAGGTGGCTACCGCTGCGAATGTGGCAGAAGGTGTAGAGGAGACGACAGGTCCACGTACAGTAAGTTTCAATAACTTAAATTCAGTAGAGAACATACCTAAGGCAAACGTCACAGTTGCTGTATAAAGGTAcgcatccacaggcccgcatcgcacgcattccgtataacgtaatcggtacgcatcgcatgtagataTTGCCGATGATGTGGTCCGCGcaatgcggatcagtggacgcagttgtatgcgtttctatacaagacaaactaaaatccgttgcgtgcgatgcgtacgatgcggatctgtgGACGCTAATCATAATAGTGgacgataaaaataataagtgtaCACTATCTCCCTAAAATTGCGATGCGATGTAAATTGTTGATATGGAAACCACCTGGAGTTAGTATTTAAGTAAACTTTTTAGAGTTCCCACCACTATATCATAGACAGTCTAAGTCAGAAGTCAGGGTAACAGCACACCTTTTATGTAGATTCTCAATGACCAAATTTCTTTGCAGCTCCAGCTCCCACAAGTTCAACTGTTCGGCCATCATCAGCCCCTTCGAACGAGGGTCGCAACGTGATCACAGTGGGAGCACAGTACGGACAGAGAGGGCCTTACTCCCCGCGACCAACGTACACCAGGCTTCCTGATGTGGGTGCACTGGTAGCCTCATGTCCTTGGGGATACAAGCTTACACCAGAGAAGAGGTGCTATGGTAAGATGAGAAGTACATAGTAGAATTATACTGTTTCTACTTTGAAGAGCAAATATGTCGTGTATCGTGTATGAATGAATACTGAATCTGCCTTTTTGAGACCAAGAAGGATTGTTACTGTGTGTATAGGAAGCGTgcgtggcgtgccattggagaggcctatgtccagcagtagacgaaaacaggctgatgatgatgtatagGAAGCAGAAACGATAGCTTTACatttttgaactttaaatctaGCCTTAAAAGAGCTGTTcagaatgatataaaaaaataatgtgcaCACCACATATACAGGTTATTTCAGGAGTTTTCAGTTCCCTATatctgttttttaattttaacttctaGATATCGACGAGTGTGCCCGTAATGTGTCGGAGTGCGGCCCAGACCAGCGCTGTGAGAACTTCTACGGAGGGTACTCCTGCCAGTGCCCCGCTGGGCATCGGCTGGTGGGTCAGAACATGTGCGAGGACATCAACGAGTGTATGCACGGGAATGTAAGTAAAGCTATGACGTATGTACATAGTAGACCTtaactatccggagctgcggattac from the Spodoptera frugiperda isolate SF20-4 chromosome 16, AGI-APGP_CSIRO_Sfru_2.0, whole genome shotgun sequence genome contains:
- the LOC118280656 gene encoding fibulin-1 isoform X1; the protein is MKNFSIVVCSIVLCLFSPGIRALSSSEELEVTDTCCAHGESAAVTAPACAGVTPPEDIEPEQMSVCLAAISSCCEKQLKSKESCAAGMKLAAAKKCSTADSEIGSSCCEECSFGRWTGESQGKGACGSAPSAEGVSPSTALRKGAYHQCCMEAAETPVTTTEKKPETTTEKKIEVTTEKKVEKQKCEKDSCEHECSDEGGVVRCSCREGFRLQGDKKSCKDINECAEATDDLCTAEDTVCHNTPGGFKCVPIKKRDVGLSCPPGFKRNLINQVCDDINECQMPRPPCPKYLCENTIGGYKCAGKSGKPFTEAVPGAVTEAAVSSTASPKNDICPPGFRAGPDDECVDIDECGERLDDCQHLSQHCINTHGGFFCQDHVSKRCAPGFKVNSATGICEDIDECEESSEEVCKRTEVCINLPGAYNCKSKISTLPKLTPKICQEGTRLSSGGSICEDIDECREGSHLCDQFQNCINTYGGHECRCKNGFELDSSSGSCVDIDECALKLDNCANGLHCLNLLGSFTCTKRAVTSSTTTTTTTSPPLYEYEYYDSDEENSTTDSGYPETVPTVPTTSSTTTSTTTTTTTTTPKPTTTSTTTTTTTTAKPTTTSTARPRYPPYYERPTTSSTTTLRTPRRPDYYPRRPYNRRPETSTRKPLPPYVPVNPEPTPEEPTDRRPLPPYRPPNNRPSRPETPGTNRPEPTPVVPDDRRTNEIGGEKPKDETPDFNINDLHCLDGYEKDAAGNCVDTDECELGQHACKNTEVCMNRPGGYICECMTGFRRDPSGYCNVVTTPATARTTTSTTTTSTTTTERTAVANPEWGYTPARPSRPERPERPERPERPYRPDRPDRRYPPVSCELGFTFDGSAGKCVDIDECATNQASCSALEDCINVEGGYRCECGRRCRGDDRSTYTPAPTSSTVRPSSAPSNEGRNVITVGAQYGQRGPYSPRPTYTRLPDVGALVASCPWGYKLTPEKRCYDIDECARNVSECGPDQRCENFYGGYSCQCPAGHRLVGQNMCEDINECMHGNPCAYNADCLNTWGSYRCECRTGFRNAPSNDKVCVDVDECSETPGICSQGCSNTWGSYRCYCKRGYRLDDDNKTCVDVNECEEFSLVRLRGKLCGGECVNEPGSYRCACPAGYRLSEDSRSCIDIDECETGEARCAHGSDAGYVCQNTRGSYHCHHIDCPPGYKLESKHRCVRVQRSCQIGDWTCLQQPSTYSYNFITFVANIYLPSGSVDLFTMHGPSWRESLVSFEMRMVSVEASPGIQPADFRCFDMRPSGNICVISLLCSLQGPQVVELELTMSLYQRTMFAGSAVARLVVIVSQYEF
- the LOC118280656 gene encoding fibulin-1 isoform X2, giving the protein MKNFSIVVCSIVLCLFSPGIRALSSSEELEVTDTCCAHGESAAVTAPACAGVTPPEDIEPEQMSVCLAAISSCCEKQLKSKESCAAGMKLAAAKKCSTADSEIGSSCCEECSFGRWTGESQGKGACGSAPSAEGVSPSTALRKGAYHQCCMEAAETPVTTTEKKPETTTEKKIEVTTEKKVEKQKCEKDSCEHECSDEGGVVRCSCREGFRLQGDKKSCKAEDTVCHNTPGGFKCVPIKKRDVGLSCPPGFKRNLINQVCDDINECQMPRPPCPKYLCENTIGGYKCAGKSGKPFTEAVPGAVTEAAVSSTASPKNDICPPGFRAGPDDECVDIDECGERLDDCQHLSQHCINTHGGFFCQDHVSKRCAPGFKVNSATGICEDIDECEESSEEVCKRTEVCINLPGAYNCKSKISTLPKLTPKICQEGTRLSSGGSICEDIDECREGSHLCDQFQNCINTYGGHECRCKNGFELDSSSGSCVDIDECALKLDNCANGLHCLNLLGSFTCTKRAVTSSTTTTTTTSPPLYEYEYYDSDEENSTTDSGYPETVPTVPTTSSTTTSTTTTTTTTTPKPTTTSTTTTTTTTAKPTTTSTARPRYPPYYERPTTSSTTTLRTPRRPDYYPRRPYNRRPETSTRKPLPPYVPVNPEPTPEEPTDRRPLPPYRPPNNRPSRPETPGTNRPEPTPVVPDDRRTNEIGGEKPKDETPDFNINDLHCLDGYEKDAAGNCVDTDECELGQHACKNTEVCMNRPGGYICECMTGFRRDPSGYCNVVTTPATARTTTSTTTTSTTTTERTAVANPEWGYTPARPSRPERPERPERPERPYRPDRPDRRYPPVSCELGFTFDGSAGKCVDIDECATNQASCSALEDCINVEGGYRCECGRRCRGDDRSTYTPAPTSSTVRPSSAPSNEGRNVITVGAQYGQRGPYSPRPTYTRLPDVGALVASCPWGYKLTPEKRCYDIDECARNVSECGPDQRCENFYGGYSCQCPAGHRLVGQNMCEDINECMHGNPCAYNADCLNTWGSYRCECRTGFRNAPSNDKVCVDVDECSETPGICSQGCSNTWGSYRCYCKRGYRLDDDNKTCVDVNECEEFSLVRLRGKLCGGECVNEPGSYRCACPAGYRLSEDSRSCIDIDECETGEARCAHGSDAGYVCQNTRGSYHCHHIDCPPGYKLESKHRCVRVQRSCQIGDWTCLQQPSTYSYNFITFVANIYLPSGSVDLFTMHGPSWRESLVSFEMRMVSVEASPGIQPADFRCFDMRPSGNICVISLLCSLQGPQVVELELTMSLYQRTMFAGSAVARLVVIVSQYEF
- the LOC118280656 gene encoding fibulin-1 isoform X3, giving the protein MKNFSIVVCSIVLCLFSPGIRALSSSEELEVTDTCCAHGESAAVTAPACAGVTPPEDIEPEQMSVCLAAISSCCEKQLKSKESCAAGMKLAAAKKCSTADSEIGSSCCEECSFGRWTGESQGKGACGSAPSAEGVSPSTALRKGAYHQCCMEAAETPVTTTEKKPETTTEKKIEVTTEKKVEKQKCEKDSCEHECSDEGGVVRCSCREGFRLQGDKKSCKEDTVCHNTPGGFKCVPIKKRDVGLSCPPGFKRNLINQVCDDINECQMPRPPCPKYLCENTIGGYKCAGKSGKPFTEAVPGAVTEAAVSSTASPKNDICPPGFRAGPDDECVDIDECGERLDDCQHLSQHCINTHGGFFCQDHVSKRCAPGFKVNSATGICEDIDECEESSEEVCKRTEVCINLPGAYNCKSKISTLPKLTPKICQEGTRLSSGGSICEDIDECREGSHLCDQFQNCINTYGGHECRCKNGFELDSSSGSCVDIDECALKLDNCANGLHCLNLLGSFTCTKRAVTSSTTTTTTTSPPLYEYEYYDSDEENSTTDSGYPETVPTVPTTSSTTTSTTTTTTTTTPKPTTTSTTTTTTTTAKPTTTSTARPRYPPYYERPTTSSTTTLRTPRRPDYYPRRPYNRRPETSTRKPLPPYVPVNPEPTPEEPTDRRPLPPYRPPNNRPSRPETPGTNRPEPTPVVPDDRRTNEIGGEKPKDETPDFNINDLHCLDGYEKDAAGNCVDTDECELGQHACKNTEVCMNRPGGYICECMTGFRRDPSGYCNVVTTPATARTTTSTTTTSTTTTERTAVANPEWGYTPARPSRPERPERPERPERPYRPDRPDRRYPPVSCELGFTFDGSAGKCVDIDECATNQASCSALEDCINVEGGYRCECGRRCRGDDRSTYTPAPTSSTVRPSSAPSNEGRNVITVGAQYGQRGPYSPRPTYTRLPDVGALVASCPWGYKLTPEKRCYDIDECARNVSECGPDQRCENFYGGYSCQCPAGHRLVGQNMCEDINECMHGNPCAYNADCLNTWGSYRCECRTGFRNAPSNDKVCVDVDECSETPGICSQGCSNTWGSYRCYCKRGYRLDDDNKTCVDVNECEEFSLVRLRGKLCGGECVNEPGSYRCACPAGYRLSEDSRSCIDIDECETGEARCAHGSDAGYVCQNTRGSYHCHHIDCPPGYKLESKHRCVRVQRSCQIGDWTCLQQPSTYSYNFITFVANIYLPSGSVDLFTMHGPSWRESLVSFEMRMVSVEASPGIQPADFRCFDMRPSGNICVISLLCSLQGPQVVELELTMSLYQRTMFAGSAVARLVVIVSQYEF